The genomic DNA TGGGCGTGGCCGGATGCGGTGTCAGTACTTTGTGGCGCTCCTGCGCCAGGTCTCCGCGGTCCAGGTCCACGGGAGCACCCTTGATCCCGGATCCGCCGATGTCCACGCCGAAGATCTGCATGCGGTCCACCGTACGGGCTGGCGCCGCACCCCGCTCACCTTCCCCGAGCACGGGTCGCTCCCCCCGGGGAGCACGGAAGGCGTCACTCGGCGGTGAGAGCCGCCGCCTCTGCGCGCAGGTCCCGGCGGAGCTCCTTGGGCAGCGAGAAGGTGATCGACTCGTCGGCCGTCTTCACCGTCTCCACGTCGCCGTAGCCGCGCTCGGCCAGCCACTCCAGCACGCCGTCCACCAGCACGTCGGGAACCGAGGCACCGGAGGTGAGACCGACCGTGGTGACGCCTTCCAGCCAGGCCTCGTCGATCTCGCTCGCGAAGTCCACCAGGTGTGCCGCGGGGGCGCCCGCGTCGAGGGCGACCTCGACCATGCGGATCGAGTTCGAGGAGTTCTTGGAGCCGACGACGATGACCAGTTCGGCGTCCTCGGCGAGCTTCTTCACCGCGATCTGACGGTTCTGCGTGGCGTAGCAGATGTCGTCGCTGGGCGGCGAGACCAGCTGCGGGAACTTCTCCTTCAGCGCGTCCACCGTCTCCATCGTCTCGTCCACCGAGAGCGTGGTCTGGGAGAGCCAGACGACCTTCGACTCGTCGCGCACGGAGACACGGGCGACGTCCTCGGGGCCGTCGACCAACGAGATGTGGTCGGGTGCCTCACCGCTCGTGCCGATGACTTCCTCGTGGCCCTCGTGGCCGATCAGGAGGATGTCGTAGTCCTCCTTGGCGAACCGGACGGCCTCCTTGTGGACCTTGGTCACCAACGGGCACGTCGCGTCGATCGTGGCGAGCTTGCGCTCCGCGGCCTCGGCGTGCACGGTCGGCGCGACGCCGTGGGCGGAGAACATCACGATGGAGCCCTCGGGCACCTCCGCCGTGACGTCGACGAAGATCGCACCCTTCTTCTCCAGGGTCTGCACGACGTACTTGTTGTGCACGATCTCGTGGCGGACGTAGATCGGGGCCCCGTACTGCTCCAGGGCCTTCTCGACGGCGATCACGGCACGGTCCACGCCCGCGCAGTAGCCACGGGGTGCGGCGAGCAGGACACGGCGGGCGTCACTGCGGCGCGTGGCGCCCGCACTCGGGGCGGCGGCGGGTGACGGGCTGGGCGTAGCAGTCATGCGT from Streptomyces sp. NBC_01707 includes the following:
- a CDS encoding 4-hydroxy-3-methylbut-2-enyl diphosphate reductase, encoding MGRMTATPSPSPAAAPSAGATRRSDARRVLLAAPRGYCAGVDRAVIAVEKALEQYGAPIYVRHEIVHNKYVVQTLEKKGAIFVDVTAEVPEGSIVMFSAHGVAPTVHAEAAERKLATIDATCPLVTKVHKEAVRFAKEDYDILLIGHEGHEEVIGTSGEAPDHISLVDGPEDVARVSVRDESKVVWLSQTTLSVDETMETVDALKEKFPQLVSPPSDDICYATQNRQIAVKKLAEDAELVIVVGSKNSSNSIRMVEVALDAGAPAAHLVDFASEIDEAWLEGVTTVGLTSGASVPDVLVDGVLEWLAERGYGDVETVKTADESITFSLPKELRRDLRAEAAALTAE